The nucleotide sequence CTTACCGACGCTCCGATCTCCCCCCGCTCGCGGAAGTTCCGTTCGAAGACTTCCAGAACCTTACCTAATGCTGAAGGACTCACCGCCATGCAGGTGTGTGGTCTTTGTCAGTTCGACGTGCAACTCCGAAGTCTCCTCAAAGATCACCGTCCTTTCCGGTTCTTTCGGGGTGGCGGACCATTCCTCGATCAACCGGAACGCCACCGCCAGCAACGTCGGTCCCATGAAGACACCGACCAGTCCGAAAGCCAGGGCACCTCCGATGACTCCGCAGAAAATCAGCACGAAAGGCATCTTGCTGCCTTGGCTGATGAGGTAGGGGCGCAGGAAATTATCCACCATGCTGATTCCGAGCACACCCCAGAGGATCAGGAAGAGTCCGAGTCCCGGCTTGTGCTGGGCGAACAACCACAGGGCGGCCGGTAGCCAGATCATCGGCGGACCAAATGGAATCACCGCGAAAAAGAATGTCAGCACGGAGAGGAGGACCGCTCCCGGCACGCCCGCGATCCAAAACCCCAGCCCAGCGACCAGCGCCTGGGCGATGGCTGTGCCAAGGATACCGTAAACCACTCCACGCACCGTGTTTCCCGCCACCTTGATCAAATGCTGGCCCCGAGGTCCCGCAAGCCGGTCCGCCGCCACCGAGAGGCGTTCCGCGAGGATGTCCGTATCCCGTAGGAGGAAAAATGCCAGGAAAGCGCTCAGCAACACCTGCGTCACTCCCTCAAGAACCCCAAGTCCCACGGCAAACAGCCACGTCCGTGCCCAAACGATGAATTGACCGACCACTTCGATGGTCTTCGATGAATCAGACTTCTTTTCCACCGCAGCGATTTCTTCCGCCGCGTTCTCCGTCAAGGGTGCGGGTGCGGCGTCCTGGAGGACAGGACCGTCCGTGCCTTCGATGACGATCTTCGGGCGGGGCGGTGTTTTCACCACCTCCTTGTCGAGCTGTTCCATCCAGCGGTTCCGGTCACCGGTCACCCCACCCCAATATCCGGCGACATCATCTCCCACGACCGGCAGCTGCGCCACCCATTCCGGGGCCTTCTCTGGAGCCGCCATGAACCAGTTCCGGGTGGCGTAGGCGAGATCCTTGCCATCCTGGGCGATGCTGAAGCCGATCAAGGTGATCGGCCCCGCCAATACCACCGTGATCGTCAGGGTCACGAAAATCGCCGCCATCGTCCGGGATCCACGGAACCATTTGGTGAACTTGCTCTGCAGCGGATGCAGCGAGTAGGCGAGGATCATCGCCCACATCAGCGCCGTCATGAACGGCTTGAGAATGAAAAAGCACCCGATCAGGATGAGCAGGAGCGCCAGACCACCCAGCAGGGGCTCGATCTTGAAGCGCTTGTTCATATTCTGCGTTGCCATCTATAAAGGTGAGGTTAGACAGCTTTTCCCGGTTCCGCCAGTCACTTTCGTCAGAAATGCCGATTGTCCGACTCCTCCGGCGAAACCTTTTATTGAAAATTTGATCATTGGCGGCGGTCGCGTGATTTTTTTACATTTCGAAAAATGAATCGATCCAAAGCCTTTGAAATTTTATGGAATTCAAGAAAGGCCCCCTCCCCGAAATGGCACTTCTGGAGGTCACAGAGTTTACAGTCACCCACAACCGAGGTGGATGACGCCTATCGGTTGTTTGCAACCACTCCGGTTCATAGTATCCCGCGCTGAATGACGGGCGGTTCTATTTCGCCAGCCACCCGCACGCCTGTTTCGCGAAATAGGTGAGGATCATGTCCGCTCCCGCGCGTTTGATGGCGGTCAGCGATTCCAGCACGATTTTTCTTTCATCCAGCCAGCCACCCGCAGCCGCGCTTTTCAGCATGAGGTATTCGCCGCTCACCTGGTACGCGGCGACCGGGAGAGTCGTCGTTTCGCGGACTTTCGCGATGATGTCCAGATAGATGCCCGCAGGCTTCACCATGAGCATGTCCGCGCCCTCGGCTTCGTCCAAAAGCGTTTCGCGGACGGCTTCGCGCGAGTTTGATGGATCCATCTGGTAGGTTTTCTTGTCGCCCTCCTTGGGTGCGGAGTCGAGCGCGCCACGGAAGGGACCGTAGAATGCGGACGCGTATTTCGCGGTGTAGCTGAGGATGGAAACCTTGGTGAACCCTTCCTCATCGAGCGCTTCCCGGATGGCGGCGACACGACCGTCCATCATGTCGGAAGGCGAGACGATGTCCGCGCCGGCGCGGGCATGGCACAGGGCCTGTTCGCAAAGCACGGCGACGGTTTCATCATTGAGGATCTCCAATTCGCCCCATTCATCCCGCTCGACGATGCCGTCGTGACCGTCCGAGTTGTAGGGGTCCAGCGCGACATCCGTGATGACGCAGAGCGTGGGGTGGGCGGCCTTGATGGCACGGATCGCACGCGGGACGAGTCCGTCGTCGTTGGAGCATTCTCCGGCATCCGGGGTTTTGAACGATTCCTCGATTTTCGGAAAAAGAACGATGGCCGGAATGCCGAGCGCGTGCGCCTCCCCCGCTTCCTTCACCAGACTCTCGAGCGACCAGCGCGTCACTCCCGGCATGGAGGCGATGGGCGTGTCCTCCGCGTCTTCATGGAAAAACACGGGAAGGATGAAATCCGCGGGAGTGAGTATGGTTTCGCGCACCATGGAGCGGATCGCGGGCGTGCGGCGGTTGCGGCGTGGACGGTTCATGCGGGGAGGATGAACATCGGATATCGAACTTCAAACATTGAACATCGGAGGGGACAAAAAGAATCGATGCCGCAAAATCACTCCGTTTAAGGACGTAGCGAGGGCTTGCGCCGCGCGGACCACCTGCGATCATCCAGAAAACCATGAAATTTCCCATCGCCTCCCTGCTCGCCTCCACATTGATTTTCTCCCTTCCCTCCCCGGCGCAGCAGGCTCCGGAACGCTTCTCTGTCGCGACGGGCAAGGCCCTGACCGAGGGTGAGAAGCCCGCTGGCGAGGCGGTGATGACGGTTTATCACCCGGAAAAACCGAATGGTGCCGCTGTCGTTATTTACCCCGGCGGCGGTTACACCACGCTCGTTGTCGAACCGGAGGGACACCGCATCGCGAAATGGTTCGGCGAGCACGGCATTACCGGAGCTGTCGTCGAATACCGCCTGCCGAACGGAAATTCAGGACTTCCGCTCGCCGATGCGAAAAGCGCAACCCGCATTGTCCGCCTGCATGCCACCGAGTGGAAACTCGATCCGAAGCGCGTCGGAAACATCGGCTTCTCCGCCGGCGGCCACCTCGCCGCCACCGCCGCCACCCATTTCGACAAGGGCGATGACAAGGCCGCCCATCCGGTGGACAAACTCAGCAGCCGCCCGGATTTTTCCATTCTCATCTATCCGGTCATCACCATGGGTGAACTCACCCACGGCGGCTCGAAGGGCGCGCTGCTCGGCCCCGCTCCGGATGCCAAGGCCATCGAGCTCTTTTCCAATGAAAAACAGGTCACCCGCGACACGCCGCCGACGTTTCTGGTGCACGCTGAAGATGACACGCTCGTCGTCCCTGCGAACAGCGAACTCTACTACGACGCGCTCCGTAAAAACAAGGTCCCTGCCGAATACCTGAAACTCCCGTCCGGCGGCCACGGCATCAATGGTTACCAAGGACCGCTGTGGGAGGAGTGGAAAAGCAAGTGTCTCAAGTGGCTGGCGAAAGAGAAATTCATCCCCGTGGCGGATGCGAAGTGAATCGCCGCAATCTCCAAAACCCACGATCATGATTCGGAAAACCCTCCACCGTTCCGCCTCCCTCGTTCTGACCGTCCTGCTGGCCAGCCCTCTCGTGGCGGCTGCGGCGGAGGGAAAAAACCATGATCTCACCGCCCGCGCCAGCGAGATCGACAAGCGGACCAAACCGCACCCGGAGATCGGTTTCGTTTTTGAGAAGGACGGCAAGCCACAGGATGTGCAGCACGCCAGCGTGGACACCCGGGTCCCTTCCAGCGGAAAACTGGTCATCTGGCTGATGGGCCATAACAAGGAACTCTTCGACCACCTCGACGGCTACGGCATGCACTCCATCCAGATCCATTACGCGCGGGAGTGGTTCGGGAAGCTTTATTCCGGACCACCACCGGAGGACGATCTGTTCCTTTCCAACATCCGCCTCGAAGCCGCCACCGGGGAAAACGCCAGCAAGGCGGTGGATATCCCGAAGCCGGACAGCATCATGGAGCGGGCCTACCAGTTCGTGAAATGGCTGGATCGTGAGAATCCGGAGGGGAACTGGAAGCAGTTCATCACCCGCGACGGCAAGGGTCTGCTGTGGGACAAGGTGATCCTCTCCGGGATCTCCCATGGCTCCACCACCGCCGCACGCATGGCGAAAGCGGTGAAGGTGGACCGTGTGGTGATGTTTTCCGGGCCACGAGATCAGTACGAGGTTTGGCAGAAACTCCCTTCCGCCACGCCAACGAACCGCTACTTCGGTTTTTCCCACGTGCTCGATGACGGCTGGACCGGCGATCACTACCGCCGGTCGTGGCAGCTCATGGACCTGCAGTCCTGCGGTCCCATCGTCAATGTGGAGAAGACTTCCCCTCCCTACGGAGACACCCGCCGCCTGATCACGGACGCCGACGTCGGCGGAAATCACGACCACGCGCACAATTCCTCCATTCCCGGCGGAGCGGCGGTGAAGGGGCCCGACGGCAAATTCATCCATGAGGCGGTCTGGCGTTACCTCTTCACCCATCCCGTGGAGGAGGTCGGCAGGGCCGTGCCACCGGATGCCGATTGCAGGATCGACCAACGGAAGAAAGGAGCCGGCTCCCGGAAATGACGGACACGTGCCCGGAGGGCAACGTGGACCGGGCCTGAATTTTGCTGTCATTTATCCTGAGGGCGAAATACGGATACTCCACCTCCGCGGTGCGCGACATTTCGCGATCGTGGATTTGTCCATCGTTTCTCCATGCCAGCTAAAAATTTCCACGTCCGCCAAGCCGCCGTATCCGCGCTCCGCGCTTGGGCAAAAGGCCATGATTATGCCGAAACGCTGATCGAACGACACGCGCAACGCCGCAAGCTTTCTCCTGCGGACCGGGGGCTGTTGCAGGCGATCCTCTTCGGTGTGCTGAGGCATCGGCGGTTGCTGGACCACTGGATCGGCAAGCTGCGCGATGGCAAGCTGGATCCGGAAACACGCGACATCCTGCGGGTGGGTCTGTGCCAGTTGCTCATCCTCGGCCTGCCGGACCACGCGGCGGTGAACGAAACGGTGGAGGCCGGGAAGGCCAGCGTCCGCAGCCTGATCAACGCGGTGCTCCGCCGTGCGACGCTCGCGAAAAAACGCATGCTGGACGATCTGGACGACGTGCCGATGCCCGTCATCCACTCGCACCCGGACTGGCTCTACAACCGCTGGCGCCAGGCCTTCGGCACCCGCAACGCGATTTCCCTGATGGAGTGGAACAACCTTCCCGCCGTGACGTTCTTCCGGGTGAATCCCCTCGCCCCGACACCAGACACCCTGCCCGGAAATCCGGTGGAAGGTGCTCCGGGATTCTACCAACTGGATGGCTCGCTCCCGACCGCCCTGCTCGCCAGCGGCTCCGTTTACATCCAGGACCCTGCGACGCGGCACTCGGTGGAACTGCTCGATCCTAAACCGGGCGAACGCATTCTGGACGCCTGTGCGGCCCCGGGGGGAAAAGCTTTTCTCATCGCCTCCGCTCTCGGTTCCGCAGAGGGGTTGGTTTGCACCGATTCGAACGAAAAGCGGCTCCCACGTCTGGAGGAAAACCTCGAACGCCTGCACGCGCGGAAAGCGGTGGTTTCCGTCCACGACTGGACAAAACCCGCACCGGCGGAGTGGCATGGCAGCTTCGACGGCATCCTCCTGGATGTGCCATGCTCGAACACCGGCGTGATCCGGCGCCGGGTCGATGTCCGCTGGCGCCTGCAGGCACCCGACATCGACAAGATCGCCATCACCCAGCGGAAGATTCTGGAGAACGCCCTGGCCTGCCTGAAGCCGGGCGGCCGCATCGTCTATTCCACCTGCTCCATCGAGCACACCGAGAATCTCGGGCTGGTGGAAAGCTTCCTCGCCGACCATCCGGAACTCGAGCTTCGCGGCACCCGGGACGCCCTGCCGTTCCGCGATGCGACGGACGGGGCCTTCGCCGCACGCATCGAACGGAAGTCCTGAATTTTACCGCTGGCTAGCGGCCATCGAACGTTTTAAAAATCTCCGCATGAAGTCCTGTCTCGGTCTCCTCATCGTCTTCTCCACCTTCGTCGCCGTGGTCGGTGGCGGGGTATTGATCTGGTTCCTGAGCGACACTTCGGAATTTTCGCGGAAAGCGCAGACGCCCACCCCGGCCTCCGCTCCAGCGGTGCCGGCAGCTCCGGCACGATAGGAAGAAAAGGGGCTTCGCACCTGGGACGGCTCCCCCCTAATAAAATACCTTCCACAAGACCAGGCCATGCGCCGGGGCGTTCACCCCCGCCGCGGCGCGATCCCGGCATTCCAGCATGCTTGCAATCTCTGCCGTGCTGAATTTCCCCTCGCCCACCTGCACCAATGTGCCGACGATGCAACGGCACATCTTGTAAAGGAAGCCTTCGCCTTCCATGATGAAGGTCACCAGTCTGCCCTGTTTGCGGATTTCACAGCGGGTCAGGGTGCGCACCGCATCTTCCAGCACCACACCGCGGTTCGTGGTGAACGAACGGAAGTCATGCCGTCCCAGCAACCGTCCCGCCGCTTCACGCATCGCGTCCAGATCCAGTTCGCGCGCCACGTGCCATGCCTGGGTCCGGCGCAAGGGATTCATGACCGGACCATTCCAGACGTGATAACGGTATTGCTTTCCGCTCGCGTCGAAGCGGGCGTGGAAATCCTCCCGGACGGGTCTGACCACCCGAACGCGGATGTCATCGGGCAGGAACGCGTTGACCGCCAAGGCCAGTTTTGCCGGAGGAATAGCGTCCTCTCCATCGTCCACCTCGAAGTGTGCGGTCATTCCCAGAGCGTGCACCCCGGAATCGGTCCGGCTTGCACTTTCCACCGTTGGTCCGCTTGGAAACAACCGGGCGAGCGCCGCTTCCACCCGATTCTGCACACCGGTGCCCTCCGGCCTCGACTGCCAGCCATGATAGCCCGCGCCATCGTAAGCGATGATGAGTTTGAAACGGAGCATTGCCACGCGAACTTCAAATCATGAACCAACGGCCTATGCACCTCCGGAAACCGATATTTTCGCCAACGCCCCATATTTCATTCCTACTGCTGGCTTGAACCCTGCTAGGACTGCCGCATGCAACAAGTGGAGCTCGACACCCATTCCAAGGCACTCAAGATCAACCTTGATCCCCGGTGGTATGGGACCCTGGCGGAAATCGGAGCCGGTCAGGAAGTCGTGAGGTGGTTCTTCCGGGTCGGAGCCGCGGCGGGTACTGTCGCGAAGAGCATCTCCGCCTATGACATGATCGTCAGCGACGCGATCTATGGCAGCGGCGACCGCTACGTGTCCCGTTCGAGACTGCAGGCGATGCTTGACCGGGAGTTCCAGCTCAATGTCGAGCGGCTCAGCGACAAGCGCGGAGACCATACGGCGTTTTTCGCGTTCGCGGATACCGTCGTCGCCCGCAGCTTCAAGGGAGGCAACGAATGTCACGGCTGGATGGGGATCAAGTTCCAATCCCGCCCTCGCGACGAACCCAGCCAGATCCTGATCCATGTCCGCATGCTGGATGCCGAAGCATCACTCCAGCAGGAGGCCCTCGGCGTGGTGGGGGTGAACCTGCTCTACGGCGCGTTTTTCCTGCATCACGAGCCGGAACTGCTGGTGGAAAGCCTGTTGGACAAGCTGACCACGGGGCGCATCGAGATCGATGTCATCGAGTTCAAGGGAATCGAATTCCGCTCCGTGGACAACCGGCTCATCAGCCTCAAGCTCGTACAGCTCGGTCTGAGTGGCGCGGCCATGTTCGGTGCCGATGGTGAGGTCCTCCAGCCTTCGGAAATTCTTTATAAGAAGGCGGTCCTTGTCGAGCGCGGCAGCTTCCGCCCGCCGACCCATGTGAACTTCGACATGCTGGAGTGCGCTCTGGAGAAATTCAAGGCGGACCCCGCGGTGGAAGGAAAGGAAGTGCTCCCCATCTTCGAGCTGACGATGAGAAATCTCCTTGCCGGAGGTGACCAGATCGACCGCCGGGATTTCCTCGCCCGCGCCGATCTTCTGGCGGCCTGCGGCATGACGGTCCTCATTTCGGACTATTTCGAATACTATCGCCTCGCAGCCTATCTGGCATGGCGGACAAAGGAGCGCATCGGCATCGTCATGGGTGCGCCAAGCCTCATCGAGTTGTTCGAGGAGAAATACTATACCCAACTGCCCGGAGGCATTCTGGAGTCTTTCGGCCGCCTGTTCAAAAACAACCTCAAGCTCTACGTCTACCCCCTTGCGAATCCCACCTCGGGCGGACTGACGACCATCGACAACCTGCCGGTCGCGACCGAGCTGAAAAAACTCTACGGCTATCTGGCGGATCGGGGAAGTTTCGTCGGGCTGGATAACTTCAAACCAGAGTATCTCAGCATCTTCTCAAGAGATGTGCTGAAGAAAATCGCCAGCGGGGACGAGGCATGGAAGGACATGGTCCCCGCCGGTGTGAGCGATCTCATCTGCAAACGCCGGTTTTTCGGATACAAGGGCTAGTCCCGCCACGGGATCCGGAAACCAGTCCAACGAGTCCCTTGCCTCTCCCAGGATCTCATGGGCGCTGGCGACGGCGGATGGCCGTGAGGCCCAAGGCCAGGCCGACAATCGCCGCCATGGCCGATGACGGCTCCGGAACAGCGGAAGCGGTGAAGTTGTCCGCCGCGATCTCGCCGGCCCTGCCCATATCCTTCTGGAAGAAAATGAAGGGATGGAGATTCCCGGTGAATCCCGTATTGGTGACGCTGTAAGCCCCGTCCAGCGCTCTATCCAGCACATTGCCGTCGGCGTCGGTCAGATCGATGGAATAGGCGAGGTCAAAACTTCCGGCACCGTTGTAGGTCATGCTCAGGTTGAGCGCCATCCAGCTCCCGACAGGGATCGGAGGAACCGGATCGATACTGTTGGGAGAGTTCCATTCCTGGTTTCCGTTGTAGTAGTTGGAGACATTCATCGACTGCGAGTCCCCGGTCGAAAGCATGATCGAGTTGGTTGGCTGGAAATCGATCGATGCGTAGCTGTTGTCGTCGGTGAAACCGATCCCGACGTAGTGATAGCTGCGGATGAGGGCTCCCACCTTGTATTCAACTCCCGCCGCCAGTGTGAAAGGGTCGTTGAGAATGGCATACTGGTCACGGGAGTCTTCGAGGACAAGCATCCCGCCGCCACCGCCCAGCCCTGCCGTCGTACTGTATGTGACCGGGGTCAGATTGTTTCCGCTGCCGGTGGTGACAAACGAGACGGTGAAATTGTCGGTCAGGTCGGCCGCGGTGTCGAAACCGATCTGGACGGCGGCCGAGGCGTGCGCGGCGAGCAGTCCGCCCAGGATTTGAGAAGCGATGATTTTACGTAGATCAGCCATTTGATGAAAGTGATGAGGGTTTTGGAATTCTGCCGTTCTTGAACCGCATCGTTCAGGAACGATCAAGGTTTGTCATGTGACGGAATATTTCATGGGAGTCTTTCTTTTTTCTCCCTCGCCCGATCTGTTTCTCCATATCGGGGCGATCCCGATGAAATCGGAATCGCGGACGGCCCTGATCTTGTGGGGCTTGGACGGCCGGGCTTAACAGAATCTTAACATTTCCGCGTTTGACCGCATGTGCGGGCTTTCCTACTCTGGCGTTCCAACGCTGATTCGTCGCCAAACGAACTCCCCCGGTGGCGTCTCCCTCGATTCAGCGCTGGAATCATCTCCAACCCACCGCCTTCGGCAACGAGCGGCGGCTTCCCCCATGAAAGCATCCCCCCTTGTCCGTCAAATGACGCGTGTCCTCACAAGAGCACACGTCCCCATGGCCGCCTTTGGATCAACGGCTGCCGTCCTGGCCGCCTCCGCACCTGCGGTAGAAGCCACCTCCTCCGAAACCACCGTCGATGCGGTGTCCAACCCCGTGGAAATACTCCGGGAACATCGGGCGGATCTCTCTGCCGCGCTCGCCACCGGAATATTCCTCGCCCGCCCCCGATGAAAAGGTGTGGGTGGAAAACCCCTCACTCAATTGCCCGTGAGCTTTGAAATGGTCGCCGCATCCAGGGTGAACGTTTCCGTTCCGTAAGATTTCAGCTTGTCGCCTTCGGCGAGTTGATACTCGAATGCCTTGATCGGCTGGGTTCCCTCCACCTCCGACATGAGATACACGCGGATGGTCATCGCTTCCTTGCCTGTGCCGCCTTCGAGTTTCGTGATGGCATATTGGATTTCGTTGGAACCCTCTTTTGCCCCCCCGATGACAACCTCCGCCTCCTTGGCGTTCGCGAAACGGTGGGCGCTGATCTTGTTGATCTGGACCTTCACTTCCCGGCCGGGGCAGAACACATAGACTTTCGCGATATATTTAGCGGGGCCGGCGGCGATCGGAGTCGGCGGGACCACTCCCGACGGCTGGGCTTCGGGCGTTTCGTTGAGATACTTGAGGTTTCCGGCGGCGAGCTCCTTGCGCACGGTTGCCAGGGCGGTGAGGTTGACGAAGTCCGCACGGTCATAGAGCCAGCCGCCGGAGCCCTTGATGAAGGATAGCACAAGGAGATTCTCGGTGGGATCGCCACCGACACCGAAGTCCACCTTTCCGAAATAGGATGCCTTCGCGGTGGGCCCCTTTTGTTTGGCTTCCAGAAACTTGAGCCCCTGGAGTGACGGAGGAGGAGACGGGAGATTGAAAACCGCGGCGGGAAACGGCTGCTTTTCCGCCAGAATCCGATTGCGGACCTCGACGCGCCGGGACTCGGCGGTGACACGCTGCCACACGGAGACATCCTTGCGGATCATCGCCTCCCTCCAGGCGCTGTAGGTGGTCTCCAGCGACGGACGCAGGTTGTCCTGGGCCGTCGCCAGCGAGGTCAGAATGAGCGTGAAGGCGAAAATTATTCGATTCATTGGCGAAACGATTGGACAAGATGGGCGTTCCCACAACAAACAAATTGCAAGCCGATTCATTTGAATGCGGCGGGTATCCCCTATGAGTAGTATTTTGCAGAGAGTGGCGCCGATCGGCGAGGCGCGCGATCGTGAGATTTTGAAGGATGCTTCAACCTACGTTTACGAACAACGGCCCGAGGGCGATGTCCTCGCACATCTGTTTCTTCCCGCAAAGGATCACGGGATCCCCCGCCCTGTCGTCGTCTTTTTCCACGGTGGTTTCTGGGACTCCCCCACCCCCACCCAATTTGTCCCCCACTGCCTGCACTTCGCCTCGCGGGGCGCCGTCGCCGTCGCGGCGGAGACACGGACTTCGGCGAAACACGGGACCGGTCCGCTGGAGGCCATTGAGGACGCCCGCGCCCTCATCCGGTGGCTGCGCCAGAATGCGGACACCTTCAATCTGGATCCGGCGAAGATCACCATCGGCGGAGCGGCGGGCGGAGCCTATCTCGCTCTTCTCGCAACCATGCCCACGGCGAAGGAGCTGCCGCCCGTCGACGGTGTCGACTGTTTCCCGCAGGCCCTCATCCTTTTCAGCTCCCTCATCAACACCGCCTCAAAAGGCACGGCGATGGAGCGCTTCCCGAATCCGAAGACGGCCAAACGCCTGAGCCCGACCCACCTGATCCGGCGCAAGCTGCCTCCGATGATCTTCTTCCACGGAAAATCCGACCGCATCACTCCATTTGATGAAGTGGACAAGTTCCGCCGCCGCATGCGCTGGCGGGGGAATTCCTGTGAAATCGTCGATTTCGCGAAGGCGGATCACAGCTTTTTCAATTTCAACGTCAGCCATAAGAACTTCGAGCTGACGCTGGGAGCCGCGGATCGTTTCCTGGTGGACCGCGGTTTGCTTCCGCCGGAAGAATCCGAGCCGGAATTCTGAGATTTCTCATCTGACAGGAAATTTACAGATGAATGGCTGCGGGCATAATTCCTGCTTGGCAGTCAAGGCTCCGTGTCGTTTATTCCGCCGCCCCGGTCGCAAGATTGGGACTTTCTGATTTTCCATGAACGCGTTTTATCACTCAAGCACCCCGTTAGTCGCTGGCTCGTTGCACCAGCTTTCGCAAGAACATGACAACTGCGGCATGGGCGCCATCGCCCACTTGCATGGTAAACGTAGCTATAAGGTCCTCGATTACGCGCTCACCTCCGTCTGCTGCATGACCCACCGCGGCGCGGTGGATGCGGACATGAAGACGGGCGACGGTTCGGGCGTCCTCACCCAGATTCCCTACCCACTCTTTCGCAAGGCGGCGGAGAAACTCGGTCACACCGTGGAAAACGACGAAGATCTCGCCGTAGCGGTGTTTTTCTTTCCGCAGGACCAACCGTCCAAGCTGGAAGAAATCAAGGCCCTTGCGGCAGAAGTCACCGCCAAGCGCGGTATCCCTTGCATCGGCTGGCGTGAAGTTCCGGTTGATCTGGAGGCGCTTGGAAAAATCGCCCTCACCAGCCGCCCGCAGATCGAGCATCTTCTGCTGACCCGCCCGGCGGAAATGGACGCGGATCTTTTCGAGCGCCAGCTGTATCTGTGCCGTCGTGAAATCGAGCACAAGACTAAGGAGATCAATGGCTTTTACATGCCATCATTCTCCAGCCGCCTGATCTCCTACAAGGCGCTCGCCATGCCGGCGGCGCTGCGGGCCTTCTATCTGGATTTCGCAGACCCGGATTACGAGGTCGCCATCGCTCTTTATCACCAGCGTTTCTCCACCAACACATTTCCGGCATGGCCGCTGGGCCAGCCGTTCCGCATGATGTGCCACAACGGAGAGATCAACACCGTGGAGGGCAACCGCAACTGGATGACCTCCCGTGAGGAGTTTTTCGCCTCTCCGGTGTGGGGTGACGATATCGAGCTGGTGAAGAACCTGATCCGTCATGGCGAATCGGACTCCGCTTCACTCGATCATGCATTGGAACTGCTCATCCTCTCCGGTCGTTCTCCGGAGCATGCGATGTGCATGCTTGTGCCGCCAGCCTATCGCAACGACGCGGACATTTCCGACGAGTTGCGCGCCTTCTACCAATACATCCGCTCGTTCTCCGAGCCTTGGGACGGCCCGGCCGGCCTTGTATTCACAGACGGTAA is from Luteolibacter yonseiensis and encodes:
- a CDS encoding RsmB/NOP family class I SAM-dependent RNA methyltransferase — its product is MPAKNFHVRQAAVSALRAWAKGHDYAETLIERHAQRRKLSPADRGLLQAILFGVLRHRRLLDHWIGKLRDGKLDPETRDILRVGLCQLLILGLPDHAAVNETVEAGKASVRSLINAVLRRATLAKKRMLDDLDDVPMPVIHSHPDWLYNRWRQAFGTRNAISLMEWNNLPAVTFFRVNPLAPTPDTLPGNPVEGAPGFYQLDGSLPTALLASGSVYIQDPATRHSVELLDPKPGERILDACAAPGGKAFLIASALGSAEGLVCTDSNEKRLPRLEENLERLHARKAVVSVHDWTKPAPAEWHGSFDGILLDVPCSNTGVIRRRVDVRWRLQAPDIDKIAITQRKILENALACLKPGGRIVYSTCSIEHTENLGLVESFLADHPELELRGTRDALPFRDATDGAFAARIERKS
- a CDS encoding AI-2E family transporter, with the protein product MATQNMNKRFKIEPLLGGLALLLILIGCFFILKPFMTALMWAMILAYSLHPLQSKFTKWFRGSRTMAAIFVTLTITVVLAGPITLIGFSIAQDGKDLAYATRNWFMAAPEKAPEWVAQLPVVGDDVAGYWGGVTGDRNRWMEQLDKEVVKTPPRPKIVIEGTDGPVLQDAAPAPLTENAAEEIAAVEKKSDSSKTIEVVGQFIVWARTWLFAVGLGVLEGVTQVLLSAFLAFFLLRDTDILAERLSVAADRLAGPRGQHLIKVAGNTVRGVVYGILGTAIAQALVAGLGFWIAGVPGAVLLSVLTFFFAVIPFGPPMIWLPAALWLFAQHKPGLGLFLILWGVLGISMVDNFLRPYLISQGSKMPFVLIFCGVIGGALAFGLVGVFMGPTLLAVAFRLIEEWSATPKEPERTVIFEETSELHVELTKTTHLHGGESFSIR
- the truA gene encoding tRNA pseudouridine(38-40) synthase TruA — protein: MLRFKLIIAYDGAGYHGWQSRPEGTGVQNRVEAALARLFPSGPTVESASRTDSGVHALGMTAHFEVDDGEDAIPPAKLALAVNAFLPDDIRVRVVRPVREDFHARFDASGKQYRYHVWNGPVMNPLRRTQAWHVARELDLDAMREAAGRLLGRHDFRSFTTNRGVVLEDAVRTLTRCEIRKQGRLVTFIMEGEGFLYKMCRCIVGTLVQVGEGKFSTAEIASMLECRDRAAAGVNAPAHGLVLWKVFY
- a CDS encoding alpha/beta hydrolase; protein product: MKFPIASLLASTLIFSLPSPAQQAPERFSVATGKALTEGEKPAGEAVMTVYHPEKPNGAAVVIYPGGGYTTLVVEPEGHRIAKWFGEHGITGAVVEYRLPNGNSGLPLADAKSATRIVRLHATEWKLDPKRVGNIGFSAGGHLAATAATHFDKGDDKAAHPVDKLSSRPDFSILIYPVITMGELTHGGSKGALLGPAPDAKAIELFSNEKQVTRDTPPTFLVHAEDDTLVVPANSELYYDALRKNKVPAEYLKLPSGGHGINGYQGPLWEEWKSKCLKWLAKEKFIPVADAK
- a CDS encoding BPSS1187 family protein; the protein is MIRKTLHRSASLVLTVLLASPLVAAAAEGKNHDLTARASEIDKRTKPHPEIGFVFEKDGKPQDVQHASVDTRVPSSGKLVIWLMGHNKELFDHLDGYGMHSIQIHYAREWFGKLYSGPPPEDDLFLSNIRLEAATGENASKAVDIPKPDSIMERAYQFVKWLDRENPEGNWKQFITRDGKGLLWDKVILSGISHGSTTAARMAKAVKVDRVVMFSGPRDQYEVWQKLPSATPTNRYFGFSHVLDDGWTGDHYRRSWQLMDLQSCGPIVNVEKTSPPYGDTRRLITDADVGGNHDHAHNSSIPGGAAVKGPDGKFIHEAVWRYLFTHPVEEVGRAVPPDADCRIDQRKKGAGSRK
- the hemB gene encoding porphobilinogen synthase, whose amino-acid sequence is MNRPRRNRRTPAIRSMVRETILTPADFILPVFFHEDAEDTPIASMPGVTRWSLESLVKEAGEAHALGIPAIVLFPKIEESFKTPDAGECSNDDGLVPRAIRAIKAAHPTLCVITDVALDPYNSDGHDGIVERDEWGELEILNDETVAVLCEQALCHARAGADIVSPSDMMDGRVAAIREALDEEGFTKVSILSYTAKYASAFYGPFRGALDSAPKEGDKKTYQMDPSNSREAVRETLLDEAEGADMLMVKPAGIYLDIIAKVRETTTLPVAAYQVSGEYLMLKSAAAGGWLDERKIVLESLTAIKRAGADMILTYFAKQACGWLAK